The following proteins are co-located in the Paenibacillus sp. JNUCC32 genome:
- a CDS encoding ABC transporter permease, whose protein sequence is MNKWTKFTLPLLQPIAAIIVGLLAGAIAILIAGGDILQTYAEMWKGAFGGMYFFTNTLSRATPIILIGLGAAFAFRAGFFNLGAEGQMVFGALSAALIGLYMPGPGWLVCIVAILAGVVAGGLWSVMAGYFDARFRVNLLISTLLLNYVAVLFAGYLVAYPLKDRSGSAAMAQSEMLDNSVWLPKLISGMPLHVGFVLAVLAALIIFVLLKRSVIGYEVRMLGGNPLFALFGGVKRGPMMLGAMFFSGGLAGLGGAVEILGSQYRYIDGALSTADYAWTGIMAALLAGSHPIGTLIASIFLAALQTGGMGVERNTEVPLEVGAIIQAVLILFISARFTYSFLKRRKGNKSDGTAV, encoded by the coding sequence ATGAACAAATGGACTAAATTTACGCTTCCGCTGCTTCAGCCGATTGCCGCAATCATCGTGGGGCTGCTTGCCGGAGCCATCGCGATCCTGATTGCCGGCGGCGATATCCTGCAGACCTACGCGGAGATGTGGAAGGGTGCCTTCGGCGGGATGTATTTCTTTACGAATACGCTGTCCCGCGCGACCCCGATCATTCTGATCGGTCTGGGCGCGGCGTTTGCCTTCCGTGCAGGCTTCTTTAACCTAGGCGCGGAAGGACAAATGGTGTTTGGCGCGCTTTCCGCCGCGTTGATCGGATTGTATATGCCGGGTCCGGGCTGGCTGGTGTGCATCGTTGCGATTCTTGCCGGCGTTGTCGCAGGGGGATTATGGTCGGTAATGGCCGGATATTTTGATGCCCGGTTCCGGGTGAACCTGCTGATCTCCACGCTGCTTCTGAACTATGTGGCCGTATTGTTTGCAGGGTATCTGGTCGCCTATCCGCTGAAGGACCGCTCGGGTTCGGCCGCGATGGCGCAATCCGAAATGCTCGATAACAGCGTCTGGCTGCCGAAGCTGATCTCCGGCATGCCGCTGCATGTCGGCTTTGTGCTCGCGGTGCTGGCTGCGTTGATTATATTTGTCTTGTTGAAGCGCTCCGTGATCGGCTACGAAGTACGGATGCTAGGCGGCAATCCGCTGTTTGCCCTGTTCGGCGGGGTTAAGCGCGGGCCGATGATGCTTGGCGCGATGTTCTTCAGCGGCGGCTTGGCCGGACTTGGCGGGGCCGTTGAAATCCTGGGCTCCCAGTATCGTTATATCGATGGTGCGTTATCTACGGCCGACTATGCCTGGACGGGCATCATGGCAGCATTGCTGGCAGGGTCGCATCCGATCGGCACGCTGATTGCATCGATTTTCTTGGCCGCGCTGCAGACGGGCGGCATGGGCGTGGAACGGAATACGGAAGTGCCGCTTGAGGTAGGAGCGATCATCCAAGCCGTGCTGATTCTGTTTATCTCCGCCCGATTCACATACAGCTTCCTGAAGCGCAGAAAGGGGAACAAATCCGATGGAACAGCTGTTTGA
- a CDS encoding ABC transporter ATP-binding protein, which produces MLLQMDNITKKYGEFSANRGIDFSLRAGEVHAIVGENGAGKTTLMRILYGMEQPTSGTIRLNGKEVSFASPLDAIQGGIGMVHQHFMLFPTFTIAENIVIGNEPGSGAGFDRKQAVKIVEGLCEKYGMKVDPRATVSSSAPGVQQRVEILKVLYQGAEIIILDEPTGVLTPLEVQELLDAIKQLSKQGKSFILISHKLNEVLDVADRITVLRDGAVTGVVEKGNTDAHQLSRLMVGRELMELDRKPITPGEKVLEVSDVSIRGTKGKPVLDGVNLEVRAGEVVGIAGISGNGQSELLQVISGLAQPDSGRIAVSGKDVTGMSTREIREHGLAHIPEDRYVWGANRTATVMDTGLMGHQRRLQQGGFLKLKDIRSLVSGWVQKFSIKTGSLETSTQYLSGGNLQKLIVARELEQGTPFLIAAEPTRGVDIGAMETIHGELLKRREEGTGILLVSSELTEILKLSDRVLVMYEGRIAGELSAKEATEEKLGLLMAGGTL; this is translated from the coding sequence ATGCTACTCCAGATGGACAATATTACGAAGAAGTATGGCGAGTTCAGCGCAAACCGCGGCATTGATTTTTCGCTGCGCGCGGGTGAGGTTCATGCGATAGTCGGGGAAAACGGTGCAGGCAAAACGACGCTGATGCGGATATTGTACGGGATGGAGCAGCCAACCTCGGGTACGATTCGGCTGAATGGCAAGGAAGTTTCGTTTGCAAGCCCGCTTGACGCGATTCAAGGCGGAATCGGCATGGTGCATCAGCACTTCATGCTGTTTCCTACGTTTACGATCGCCGAGAATATCGTGATCGGCAATGAGCCGGGCTCAGGTGCCGGGTTTGACCGCAAGCAAGCCGTGAAGATCGTGGAAGGACTCTGCGAAAAATACGGCATGAAGGTGGACCCGCGCGCCACCGTAAGCAGCAGCGCCCCCGGCGTGCAGCAGCGGGTTGAAATATTGAAGGTGCTGTATCAGGGAGCCGAAATCATCATTCTGGATGAGCCGACGGGCGTGCTGACGCCGCTCGAGGTGCAAGAGCTCCTGGATGCCATTAAACAGCTCTCCAAACAGGGAAAAAGCTTTATCCTGATTAGCCATAAGCTGAACGAGGTCCTTGACGTGGCCGATCGCATTACGGTGCTCCGTGACGGTGCCGTCACGGGCGTGGTGGAGAAGGGGAACACCGATGCCCACCAGCTCTCCCGTCTCATGGTCGGCCGCGAGCTGATGGAACTGGACCGCAAGCCGATCACGCCGGGCGAGAAGGTGCTGGAAGTATCGGACGTCTCGATCCGCGGAACGAAAGGCAAGCCGGTTCTGGACGGCGTAAACCTGGAGGTACGGGCCGGCGAGGTTGTCGGGATCGCCGGTATTTCAGGCAACGGGCAATCCGAGCTGCTTCAAGTGATCTCGGGCCTGGCTCAGCCGGACAGCGGCCGGATTGCCGTGTCGGGCAAGGACGTAACCGGCATGTCGACAAGAGAAATACGGGAACACGGGTTAGCCCATATTCCGGAGGATCGCTACGTATGGGGTGCCAATCGAACGGCAACCGTGATGGATACCGGGCTTATGGGGCACCAACGTCGCTTGCAGCAGGGCGGCTTCCTCAAACTCAAGGACATTCGTTCGCTCGTATCCGGATGGGTTCAGAAATTCTCCATCAAGACGGGCTCTCTGGAGACCAGCACGCAGTATTTGTCCGGCGGCAATCTGCAGAAGCTGATCGTGGCACGGGAACTGGAGCAGGGAACTCCGTTCCTGATCGCGGCGGAACCGACGCGAGGCGTCGATATCGGTGCCATGGAGACGATTCATGGCGAACTGCTCAAGCGGCGCGAAGAGGGCACGGGAATTTTGCTGGTATCGTCGGAATTAACGGAAATCTTGAAACTGTCCGACCGTGTTCTGGTCATGTATGAAGGCCGGATCGCGGGCGAACTGTCGGCGAAGGAAGCGACAGAAGAGAAATTGGGACTGCTGATGGCGGGGGGAACTCTGTAA
- a CDS encoding BMP family protein yields the protein MKKTWSILLTLVLSVGLLAGCGNDDKSTDSGAANGGSEGSQDKKRIALVLPEKIGVNPFFALMDEGLQKAAADFNVEVKTIESTDPASIEQNLRTAVAEKYDLIITSTFQMEDALKKVAPENPDVPFAIIDTVVDLPNVRSVGFREHEAAYLLGAAAGLATKTNKVGNVVANDIPIMHKYMTGFEEGAKSVNPNIEVFVNFVGGFDDPAKAKELALLQNSKGADFVAGMSAVGDLGVFEAAKEKGFYTSGQDTDNTEPEHVVLAQLKGTDAVVYETVKDFAEGNYTFDIRDYGLKEGAVGLTYVTHESKTPLNPFIGQDIVDQLKVISDDIIAGKIKVTNALEQN from the coding sequence ATGAAAAAGACATGGTCAATTCTATTAACACTCGTATTATCCGTTGGATTGCTTGCAGGTTGCGGCAACGATGATAAGTCTACTGACAGTGGTGCAGCTAATGGCGGTTCCGAAGGATCTCAAGATAAGAAACGCATTGCACTAGTTCTTCCTGAGAAGATCGGCGTGAATCCATTCTTTGCCTTGATGGACGAAGGATTGCAAAAGGCTGCTGCCGATTTCAACGTTGAAGTCAAAACGATTGAATCGACAGACCCTGCTTCGATCGAGCAGAACCTCCGCACGGCGGTTGCCGAGAAGTATGATCTGATCATCACATCCACCTTCCAGATGGAGGATGCATTGAAGAAGGTTGCACCGGAGAATCCGGACGTGCCGTTTGCGATCATTGACACGGTCGTGGATTTGCCGAACGTCCGCAGCGTCGGATTCCGCGAGCATGAGGCTGCTTATCTTCTGGGGGCGGCTGCAGGATTGGCAACGAAAACGAACAAGGTCGGCAACGTTGTGGCCAACGACATTCCGATTATGCATAAATATATGACCGGCTTTGAGGAAGGCGCGAAATCGGTCAATCCGAACATCGAAGTTTTCGTTAACTTCGTAGGCGGATTCGACGATCCGGCAAAAGCGAAGGAGCTTGCGCTCCTGCAGAACTCCAAGGGCGCGGATTTCGTAGCCGGCATGTCCGCCGTTGGCGATCTGGGCGTGTTCGAAGCAGCGAAAGAGAAGGGCTTCTACACTTCCGGACAAGATACGGACAACACCGAGCCTGAGCATGTGGTGCTTGCGCAGTTGAAAGGTACCGACGCTGTCGTATACGAAACGGTGAAGGATTTTGCAGAGGGCAACTATACTTTCGATATTCGCGACTACGGCCTGAAAGAAGGCGCCGTAGGTCTCACTTACGTTACGCATGAGAGCAAAACGCCGCTTAACCCATTCATTGGACAAGACATCGTGGATCAGCTTAAGGTGATTTCCGACGATATCATCGCCGGAAAGATTAAAGTAACGAACGCATTGGAACAAAATTAG
- a CDS encoding sulfite oxidase-like oxidoreductase, which yields MHKKAERLKKMKPVAVGNLTEEQRAKLPPGQTLTEKFPILHEGEVPHYDMSEWTLRVFGEVEEERTFTYDDILALPTVTVNTDIHCVTRWSKFDTVWEGILFRDFIAGLRIKPDAKYVMFHADPDYDTNVPIEDLLRDDVLLAYRFNGEPLTDKHGWPLRTVVPHRYFWKSAKWLRGIEFMKEDRPGFWERNGFHNEADPFKEERFSGEALDIPEDEWTRKEFD from the coding sequence GTGCATAAAAAAGCAGAACGTTTGAAAAAAATGAAGCCGGTGGCGGTGGGCAACCTGACCGAAGAGCAGCGGGCCAAGCTGCCGCCGGGGCAGACGCTGACCGAGAAGTTCCCGATTTTGCATGAAGGGGAGGTTCCCCATTACGACATGTCGGAATGGACCCTCCGGGTTTTCGGCGAAGTGGAAGAGGAACGGACCTTTACGTATGATGATATTCTGGCGTTGCCAACGGTAACCGTGAACACTGACATTCACTGCGTCACGCGCTGGTCCAAGTTCGATACGGTATGGGAGGGCATCCTGTTCCGGGATTTCATAGCAGGGCTTCGGATCAAGCCGGATGCCAAATACGTCATGTTTCATGCCGATCCCGATTATGACACGAATGTGCCGATCGAGGATTTGCTCCGTGACGATGTGCTGCTGGCCTATCGTTTCAACGGCGAGCCGCTGACGGACAAGCACGGCTGGCCGCTGCGCACGGTCGTGCCGCACCGCTATTTCTGGAAGAGCGCCAAGTGGCTGCGCGGCATCGAGTTTATGAAGGAAGACCGCCCGGGCTTCTGGGAACGCAACGGCTTCCACAATGAAGCGGACCCGTTCAAGGAAGAGCGGTTTAGCGGCGAGGCGCTGGATATACCCGAAGACGAATGGACACGTAAGGAGTTTGACTAA
- a CDS encoding RNA polymerase sigma factor, with protein MQVCDLYENLKDDVQRYARSIAKHAYEADDLVQDAFMKAIKEPNLAALPLHKQKAWFFRVVKNRMIDISRREKRLVSWEDDLVFAELPVSSRNIEMTEWLARLPQSQSDIVFKRFWLGMSSQEIGDQLGMPSATVRYKLQTAIKKLRKLWEEDMK; from the coding sequence ATGCAAGTATGTGATCTCTATGAAAACCTGAAGGACGATGTCCAGCGTTATGCCAGATCCATCGCCAAGCATGCTTACGAAGCGGATGATCTGGTCCAGGATGCCTTTATGAAAGCCATCAAGGAGCCGAACCTGGCAGCGCTGCCCCTTCACAAGCAAAAGGCCTGGTTCTTCAGAGTCGTCAAAAATCGCATGATCGATATTAGCCGCCGGGAGAAGCGGCTCGTATCGTGGGAGGATGATCTGGTCTTCGCCGAGCTCCCCGTTTCAAGCCGCAATATAGAAATGACGGAATGGCTCGCCCGTTTGCCGCAATCGCAGAGCGATATCGTGTTTAAGCGCTTTTGGCTCGGGATGTCCAGCCAGGAAATCGGCGATCAGCTGGGTATGCCGTCAGCCACGGTTCGTTACAAATTGCAAACCGCCATCAAAAAATTGAGAAAACTATGGGAGGAAGATATGAAATGA
- a CDS encoding nucleoside phosphorylase has product MLMPILQVNSEDIPEFVIVCGDPKRAETISRKLENARELAFSREYRTFVGTYEGVELAVTSHGVGCPGAAVCFEELIRAGAKTLIRVGTAGSYRADTPAGSLVVSTAAIRTDGLTKQLVPDGFPAVADSQVAEALYESALAIGEGVVRKGITVTLDVFFNGVEEVPHQKYKAAGALGVEMEIAALYVVAAIRGVRAGAIVAMDGFADADLAAEYDPNTNVVADAVEREINTALQAVVKLAKQG; this is encoded by the coding sequence ATGTTGATGCCTATTTTGCAAGTGAACTCGGAGGATATACCTGAATTTGTGATCGTCTGCGGCGATCCGAAACGCGCGGAGACGATATCCCGTAAGCTCGAAAATGCGCGCGAGCTGGCGTTCAGCCGCGAGTACCGCACTTTTGTAGGGACGTATGAAGGCGTTGAGCTGGCGGTAACCAGCCATGGCGTCGGCTGCCCGGGAGCGGCCGTTTGCTTCGAGGAGCTGATCCGCGCGGGCGCGAAGACCTTGATTCGCGTGGGGACCGCCGGGTCTTATCGGGCGGACACTCCTGCGGGGAGCCTTGTGGTCAGCACCGCGGCAATCCGTACGGACGGTCTGACGAAGCAGCTGGTACCGGACGGTTTTCCGGCGGTTGCGGACAGCCAGGTGGCGGAGGCGTTGTACGAATCCGCGCTCGCGATCGGCGAAGGCGTCGTGCGCAAGGGCATAACCGTCACGCTGGACGTGTTCTTTAACGGAGTCGAGGAAGTGCCGCACCAGAAATATAAAGCGGCGGGCGCGCTCGGCGTCGAGATGGAAATTGCGGCGCTGTACGTCGTTGCGGCGATCCGCGGCGTTCGCGCCGGCGCGATTGTGGCCATGGACGGCTTTGCCGACGCCGACCTTGCGGCCGAGTACGACCCGAACACAAACGTGGTTGCCGACGCGGTGGAGCGCGAGATTAACACCGCTTTGCAGGCCGTGGTGAAGCTGGCGAAGCAAGGCTAG
- a CDS encoding DinB family protein encodes MSHEGQQQFERWHRHRTVLLQLLQDVQSEHLDYKPWENAYTLGVLAVHIAAASDMFLRSIQNGSFTPPSISTQFETIDDIRNIVQASTESTTALFAELSDSQLEQPLDFNGFTAPGNVWLNNMVDHEIHHKGQLFTYVRAVGIEKVPFFTLQPAKQ; translated from the coding sequence ATGAGTCATGAAGGTCAACAGCAATTCGAACGATGGCATAGACACCGTACGGTCTTGCTTCAGCTGCTGCAGGACGTACAGAGCGAGCATTTGGATTATAAACCGTGGGAAAATGCCTATACCTTGGGCGTATTAGCTGTTCATATTGCGGCAGCCTCGGATATGTTCCTGCGTTCCATCCAAAACGGCTCGTTTACTCCACCCTCGATTTCCACCCAATTCGAGACTATCGATGACATTCGAAATATCGTGCAAGCGTCGACCGAATCGACCACGGCCCTTTTTGCCGAATTGTCCGACAGCCAGCTTGAGCAGCCGCTCGACTTCAATGGGTTCACAGCGCCCGGCAACGTGTGGTTAAACAATATGGTCGACCATGAAATCCACCATAAAGGACAGTTGTTTACTTACGTGCGGGCTGTCGGAATCGAGAAGGTTCCCTTCTTCACGCTTCAGCCGGCCAAGCAGTAA
- a CDS encoding ABC transporter permease — protein MEQLFDLALINSALRVLTPILLAALGGALCSRVGLFNVGLEGFMLLGAFSAVVGNHFFGNVFYAILFAIAIVSIFSFIFAYLSINLQANVIVVGIAMNALAAGLTTFSLRAIFDVKGAFYDNTMVGLPKWNIPIIEDIPVIGPILAGLTPLVYLSFLIAGLMWYYFYRTKNGFRFLAAGENPLAAKSVGIRVRRYQYGAVLASGVLCALAGAQLSLGQVTMFTEGMTAGRGFIALVATMLGQSGPLGVTAASLLFGFMDALSIRFQGLALPTHFTQMLPYVVTILAMFFFKDKSFQQDALKQGSSSR, from the coding sequence ATGGAACAGCTGTTTGACCTTGCTTTAATCAACTCGGCCCTCCGCGTGCTCACTCCGATCCTGCTTGCGGCTCTCGGCGGTGCCCTGTGTTCGCGCGTCGGATTGTTCAACGTCGGTTTGGAAGGCTTTATGCTGCTGGGGGCTTTCTCAGCCGTGGTGGGGAACCACTTTTTCGGCAACGTGTTTTACGCGATTTTGTTCGCGATTGCGATCGTGTCGATCTTCTCCTTTATCTTTGCTTACCTCAGCATTAATCTGCAGGCCAACGTCATCGTGGTCGGTATCGCGATGAATGCGCTGGCGGCAGGGTTGACCACATTCAGCTTGCGGGCTATTTTTGATGTGAAAGGTGCATTTTATGATAATACGATGGTCGGGCTGCCGAAATGGAACATTCCGATTATCGAGGATATTCCGGTGATCGGTCCCATTTTGGCGGGCCTGACGCCGCTTGTGTATCTGTCGTTTTTGATTGCGGGCCTCATGTGGTATTATTTCTATCGCACGAAGAACGGCTTCCGTTTTCTGGCTGCCGGCGAGAATCCGCTCGCTGCCAAAAGCGTGGGCATCCGTGTAAGACGGTATCAGTATGGAGCCGTGCTCGCGAGCGGCGTGTTATGTGCGCTTGCAGGCGCGCAGCTGTCGCTTGGACAGGTGACGATGTTTACGGAAGGCATGACGGCCGGCCGCGGCTTTATCGCGCTCGTCGCCACGATGCTGGGCCAATCGGGTCCGCTTGGGGTAACGGCGGCAAGCCTGCTGTTCGGCTTTATGGATGCACTCAGCATCCGGTTCCAGGGGCTGGCGCTGCCTACGCATTTTACGCAGATGCTGCCTTATGTCGTAACGATTCTGGCGATGTTCTTCTTTAAGGATAAAAGCTTCCAGCAGGACGCGCTGAAGCAGGGATCCAGTTCCAGATAA
- a CDS encoding TetR/AcrR family transcriptional regulator: MARASTSANRRNEIVAAAIEVFAEIGYYRATTAQVAERAAISQPYVYRFFTKESLLVESLTVSWKRIVQAFQGVIESAAPEELETGLIRAYEGIVQSHRSEILLQMQAQTIQEAPIREAMQQGMNEVKDLVQNAFVKAGFEDADKKTSDFLARGMLCNVAMAMDMPNMMPKR, translated from the coding sequence ATGGCTAGAGCTTCAACCTCTGCGAATCGGCGAAATGAGATTGTAGCAGCAGCAATCGAAGTGTTTGCAGAGATCGGATACTATCGCGCGACCACGGCTCAGGTTGCCGAACGGGCAGCGATATCCCAGCCTTACGTCTATCGGTTCTTTACCAAGGAATCGCTGCTCGTGGAATCGCTGACGGTTTCCTGGAAGCGCATCGTGCAGGCATTTCAGGGGGTCATCGAGTCCGCTGCTCCGGAGGAATTGGAGACGGGCCTGATCCGGGCGTACGAAGGGATCGTGCAATCCCATCGCAGCGAAATCTTGCTGCAGATGCAGGCACAGACGATCCAGGAAGCGCCCATCCGCGAAGCGATGCAGCAGGGAATGAACGAGGTGAAGGACCTGGTTCAGAATGCTTTCGTGAAAGCGGGATTCGAGGATGCCGACAAGAAAACCTCCGATTTTCTGGCCCGGGGGATGCTGTGCAATGTAGCCATGGCGATGGATATGCCGAATATGATGCCCAAAAGATAA
- a CDS encoding NAD-dependent epimerase/dehydratase family protein, translating into MKKAIVLGATGGVGAPLTAELVKRGIQTVAFGRSVKKLNELAEQLDYSPLLTLETGDAFNPEDIRRAADGANVIFQSANIPYHEMESRLLPLGESVMTAAEKLGTKVVVVDGIYPYGRRLMEKATEDHPKKPHTRKGKIRLAYEQLIFSSRWHKANPLIVRLPDYYGPSAQASYLSVTMEAIAAGKPTAFIGNMSVPREYVYLPDAARMIVEIAEREESYGQNWHIPGPGVISGHELVRIAQQTAGKRKAVMPLGRIGLSLIGLFNPVMKEVVEMLYLTEEPLVLSGEKYERLIGPIQWTPHEQAIAATMRSLMKKRA; encoded by the coding sequence ATGAAAAAAGCGATTGTTTTGGGTGCGACAGGCGGCGTAGGGGCCCCATTGACGGCGGAGCTGGTGAAGCGCGGAATTCAAACGGTAGCCTTCGGCCGTTCCGTTAAGAAGCTGAATGAGCTGGCTGAGCAGCTGGACTATTCTCCTCTGCTTACGCTGGAAACGGGAGATGCCTTTAATCCGGAGGATATCCGAAGAGCCGCGGATGGGGCCAACGTTATTTTTCAAAGTGCCAATATTCCTTACCACGAGATGGAATCCAGGCTGCTGCCGCTGGGTGAATCGGTCATGACGGCTGCAGAGAAGCTGGGGACCAAGGTTGTGGTGGTAGATGGAATCTATCCTTATGGCAGACGCTTAATGGAAAAGGCAACGGAGGATCATCCCAAAAAACCGCATACCCGTAAGGGCAAAATAAGATTGGCCTACGAGCAGCTGATCTTCTCGTCGCGCTGGCATAAAGCAAACCCTCTTATCGTAAGGCTGCCCGACTACTATGGCCCTTCCGCGCAGGCATCCTATTTATCCGTCACGATGGAAGCCATTGCGGCCGGGAAGCCAACCGCCTTCATCGGCAACATGAGCGTTCCCCGCGAATACGTCTATTTGCCGGATGCCGCCCGCATGATCGTAGAGATTGCCGAGAGAGAGGAGTCCTACGGGCAGAACTGGCATATCCCCGGACCGGGCGTGATTTCAGGCCATGAGCTGGTGCGAATTGCGCAGCAGACCGCCGGAAAGCGCAAGGCGGTAATGCCGCTCGGACGAATCGGGCTCTCCCTGATCGGGTTATTCAATCCGGTGATGAAAGAGGTGGTTGAGATGCTGTATTTGACCGAGGAGCCTTTGGTGCTGAGCGGCGAGAAATACGAGCGCCTGATCGGTCCGATTCAATGGACGCCTCATGAGCAGGCGATTGCGGCGACCATGAGGAGTTTAATGAAAAAACGCGCATGA